The Metarhizium brunneum chromosome 5, complete sequence sequence TTCCTTATAATATGCACATTGAGATTAACTGATGTTCCAGGCTCTTCCGCATCGAGAGCTTCCCATGGAGACagatgccatggccgacCATCCCGAACTCATCAACCGAGCCATAGCGATGCACCTTTTACGAGAGGGTCAGTTCTCTGTAGCGTCAACCTTCCtccaagaagaacaaaacCTCCGCGAACAAAATCACACCTCCGTTTTATCCCACAGCAAGAGGTCAAGAATcgacgaggatggcgatgatgacatGAAGAgagatgacgacggggacgAGGACATGCAAGGACTGCACTCTGAAGACTTGCAGGATAAATTCTCCGAGATGTACCGTATCCTCGCACAGCTCAAGGAGCGTAATCTTGTCCCAGCCATAGATTGGGCGCGCATCAACAACCCCAAGCTGGAAACAAGGGGCAGCAACCTCGAATTCGAACTCAGCAAACTCCAATTCGTATGGCTCTTCAAGGGTCCTTCAGTCAACGGTCtccccgacgacgccaacaacGGCCGGATGGGAGCTCTCGCATATGCCCGCCAGCACTTTGGCCGTTTTCAATCCCGTCACATAAAGGATATCCAACAACTCTCCTGCGCCATGGTGTACGCGCCGAATCTCGAAGAATCCCCCTACCGCCAAATTTTCGAAATCGACTCCGCCTTTGAAGATGTCGCCACCTCCTTCACGCGCGAATTCTGCTCCCTGCTGGGCCTCTCCGCCGAATCGCCGCTCTACATGGCCGTCACAGCGGGATCCATTGCTCTGCCCCGTCTCATCAAATACACAACCTATatgaaggagaagaagacggagtGGACGACCGAAAACGAACTCGCCTTTGAAACGCCCCTTCCGCCATCCATGATCTACCACCCCATCTTTGTCTGTCCCGTCAGCAAGGAGCAGACCACTGAGCAGAATCCGCCTATGATGCTCCCCTGCGGCCACGTCATTTGCAAAGAGAGCTTGCAGAACATCGCGGCGAAAGGTTCACGCTACAAATGTCCTTATTGTCCTACAGAAGGGCACCTACGTGATGCTATCAAGATTACGTTGTAGCcatatttttctttttggttCATGGGTCGCATGCAGGAGGCATATCATCAATTTGGCGTTTTGGAATGGGCGGTAGCGACAcaattttttctttttcttttgtttcttttttgcccTTTCAATCACGACCTGGACCACGTTGACTGTCGGTATTGTTTCATGTTCTCTTGGTTGGCTCCGTGTGGTGCTCTTTCTTTATCAATTACCCCAGTGTTACGAGCTTGTTTCAGCCAGTCTTCAGAATACACGAGGAATCACAAGTAGATATAGCATATGATTTGCAGAGTCGCGCCACATTTTGTCCTCGTTTCAAGCAGGTGATATTATGTCAAGTGTTATTGTTTTATTTTCATGACAAATGATGATGCAAGCATGGCACAAGTATCGTGTAAGCATAATATCCGGAAACATACCGAGGGAGGTAGTGCTGGGCTGTGCGAAGCTGAAAAACGGTAAAAGACCAAAGAATACACCGTCTGCGCATCATGCGTCAGACACGCTAAGTCAAGttatctcgcgatagcctcagccactGACTGCATGGAAGTAAACGTAATCCCATATACACTCTATACCAGTGACTCACtctaaaaacttaaaatgGCCAGACATATTATATAGTAGGGAGGTCTCGTCCGCATCCCAAGAGTGCATCCTATTTATTTCTCTCCGGGACTTTTATCTCTTCTACTATAAAGATATAACGCAACCACTCGTGAGTCCTCGCCACTGTAACGCTACCTGAAGCACCGCAACTTGCCGGCATTGGCCACAGCAGTCAAATCGAACAACAACTTGGCCATAACGCGAAAGACGATGGCCAACACAAGTAAGTTGCCTGTTATAAGCTTCAGCGATTAAAGCTGACGAGATCCAGGGGGCAAAAAAGACACCGCGGCCGGTATTAACAGCGATGCCCTTTACAGTAAAAAGAAGGCCAGCTTAAAGGAAGGAATTCAGGAGAATTAACCAGGCCATTAAAGATTAGAAAGAAGGCGGAAATAAGGGTAGAGCCAAAAATAAAGCACCAAAAATGTAAAGTATCTTAACAGGCACTTGAGGCATTTAAAAAAGGCAGCTGACAGGTGCCTTAGGTGCTTGTTTAGCTATATTTTTGGTGCTTTACTTTGGCTCTGCCCTTAGTCGCGCCTTCTTTTCCACATCTTTAATGGCCTGATTGATTCTCTATTATGTAAATGTAATGTTTAGTCCTTATATTCGTAAAAGTACAgccaaggctgtcaaggAGAGTTCCAAGGAAATCGTCTATCAAATCCCTATCCACCCGAATTCCAACCAATCCTATCCAACCTTTTGGTGAGAAAATTGCTGATGATGCTAGACCATCAGTCCCCCAGATCGGAACCCAGCTTGGGGTGTATTTCTGACTGGAACTGGCCCCCAGAAAACATCGATAATGTAAATAATGCTCCACTCACTCTCGGCACGTGGTATCCTGTAACTCCCCGTTGCTAAATTCTGGAAATGGCACTAGTGTCTGTCTCCCACAGCCGACGCCAATACTCAATGAGAGGTCAAggaaagacaaaagaaaaggaaatgaGAAACAAATATCCTCGAGTTGTTTCGATCAAAAAGATATGATCGGTCGCTTGGCGCCCCATGAAATGCGCACATACGACAGTGGTCGCTGCCATCGTGAAGCCAGCCCCACGATATACGAGCTTTACGACAGATGATCTTTTGTTTTCGGGTGCTCGTAACTCGTAGCTTTGTACAGACCCGCCAATTTACTTTCCAGGGGTATCCAAACTTTTTTATAGTGTTTTCaattttgttttttttggCCGCATCTGCTTTTTCTTTGACGAGGGTATCTAGTCAATGGTCATGCGGCTTGGTACCTGTGGCTTGACATCGTGGAGGCTGATTGAGGTGGCATCTGGCTTTTCTTCAACCCTTCGCGGAGCCAACAGGTGAGCCTTGAGTCCCTTGTTGAAATTGCTCATGCAAATGATGGCGTTCGTAATAGTGAGGATGATCAATAAtatggtgatgacggcaaaTGCTGTAAGCGATTTGCGGACGGCAAAGTAGGAATCTTTGTGACTGGGTTGGTAGATGCGAACAAGCTTGAAGACGAAGTAGGATGAACCACCCAGAAACAAAATCATGACACAAACCATGCCGGGCTTGTTCTCTCGGCGGGTAAAGTATGCCGCGGCAAGGAGAATGACAATGGTAATTGGAATGGTGGCAATCGTCAAGGCGAACTCCGGATCAGATTTTTGagcgacaacgacgacgaacTGAATAATGAAAcccaggaagaagaagaaatcgaACTTAAGAAGCGCAATGTAAATCTGGGGAATCGCTGTTAACTATCAAATTTATAGCAATTGCAGTCCTTGAGACGAGACATACCTGATAATGAAGAAAACGCTTCTTCATGCGATAATCAGCACCGATGTTCTTCAAAATATCCCATGCAAATTCTTGATACAGCTTCCAACAAATGAAACCCATGCAGATAGATGCAAGGCCAATTACGGAAGGAATTGCAATGAGAAATGCTTTGACTTGAGAGAAGAGCAGCGTTGAGGTAACGCCGACCTCAAGAGCTGCGTGCTCATCCAAAACTGTAATGGCCATCTGAATCTGCTCTACTTGAAGAGCAGTGTAGACCAGAAGGGCCAAGTTGGCGATGCAGACACCAATGACCTGGATTGTGTTTTTCTTACGGAGGGCATCCCAAACAATGACGAGTTCGTACAAGAagccaaagatgaagagggTCAAGAAGGTCGGGATAGTCTTGTACTGCGACTGAACCTTGTCGACGTTGACAGGCGGGCCTAAACTAGTTTGGAACTTGGCAAACACGTAGGATTCGAAGGCAAGACAAATAATGGCTTGCAATGTGGTGACGGCCATGAATGCCGCTGACCATTTGGACTTGACGAATTCCCAGCCATCGTGACGTATACTCGTAGCTGGAGCAGAAGACACAAAGCCCTGTCGACCAGCGTACCCCTGGTCGTAGTTGTTTAGATTCGCATTCTCGGCGTATGTTGGCTGGGTATAGGTAGGCTGAGTATATTCCGCTTGGGGGTAGGCAGGTTGGGGATACGCTTGACCGTAATCTCGAACGTACTCGCTGCTTTGTTCACCGTACGATGATGACTGGCTATAATGCGGCTTGTGTTGAGAAAAGCCCGGGTCGGCACCCAGCAGGGACTTGCGAGACTCGAGTCTAGCCACCGTGGGCAACTTGTCGACTCCAACCGGGAGTCGGGCGGATCTGTCGATGGTGACTAATTGCGCGGGAAATCACTAAGACGAGGGCCGCTATTGCGGGAGCCGAGTCGCTTCCGTGGTTTGCGAGGTGGAATGACGGACGTGTTCGTGAGGTGACAGATTTGGTGTGTGATCGAGTCGGTCTGGTCACTGTGGGAATCGAAGACCCAAGTACCGCACGGTGCTAATTGACAAGATTGTGCTACTTCGAGTAAGACGATGTCGGGACAGAGAGAGCGACACAAGAGCGACCAGATTGAGGTCTAGACGAGAGGATAAGGAGGTGAGTAGCGGAAGTAGGTTGATGTTTTAACGAAAGACTAGGATTGAGAGGATGGAAACACAGGAGGCCTTGCGGTAGGGGTCCTAGGATGAGCCGTGTGAAGTTTTTGGATGGATGTCAGTACTGTGGCGGCGGAACGGAGTAGGCAGTGAGTGGGCAGAGAGGGCAGAGGGCAACGGGCTACAGCAGGCTGGTGACTTGAGCCGAAGACGCCCAGGTCCCAAGGCGCACTGGCCAAGTGGGCTGTGTTGCGCGGTCTAGGGGGGAGGCGGGTTGAGGACCTCAATGTTCATGACATGCTGATCTGGACCCTTGGAACTCGGCTTTGGTGGCGCTGCTGGATGGGCAGCATGGACGGTGGCCGGGAGGTGCTTGCATCtgtgtgcctgtgcctgtcAGATTGTTCACAGTAGGGAGCAGAGCACTCAAGTACGTCGCCGAAAGGTATCAACTGGCGTCTTGGCCGGCCCCACTCATCAGTACCATATTCGTATGTGCTTGAgtgcggagtactccgtacacggaGCGGCATCCCCtcaattaaataaatatttaaaacGTCTAAGATTGGCGAGCCCTTATTTTTTTCTacaaaaaaagtaaagtGTTTATAGTAGATGGTTGATACGGAAGAAGTCAGTTACTAGAATTCATGACCAGCAGAGTCAGGATTCCATGGTGTACGGTGTTGTTGTATGATACTGAAACGGTAGGGGCAGCCAGGTCCACGTTCTGCGGTCGTTCTTGCCAGTGCAAGTGGGGGCTGCTCTCCCTCCCTTGCCAGACACTAGACTGCCATACCAGACGTgaggctcaagtgctcacTTCAATTTTCGGCCATCCACACGAGCGGCACTGCCACATCTTTCAACTCTGCCGCCATCAATtcaattttatttttatatgTTGTTTTCCAGCAAAGGGAAAAGAGCGAACAATTCAATAACCTATGATGTCTCTGTCGAGTACAACATGCCCATAGGAACGATGCATCATATTACGTATTCGCCCATACAACACAACCAGCCCACATTACGATCCTGTGTCTGGCTGACACGTCAAACAACTCGTGATCCTGCGTCCCCCGACCTGCGACCTGCCACAcctgctgctgcccatgCGTTCCTGTGCAGGGCTGGATGGATGGGTGGCTTGGATGGATGGCCAGCCAGCAAATCAATGGTCCGACTTGGAACTGCACTCTTGGCCTGGCTCTCGCTCATCTACGGCCCATATTTTGAGATGTGCCTGTCCCTCTCTAGTGGCCCGCCTGTGGATCATCGAGCTTTCGCGTGGCACTGCTGGTGTGACAGTGGCAGGAGAGAGATTGGGTGACTGGAGAGAGGCTATGGaggagtactccatacggCGCACATGCAGACTGCCCAAACACTGAGCAGACAAAGCGCTCGGGGTCACTGCCACGATGGAATGCAAAGTACGGGCAACATCGAGTTCGGACGCATTACATCACTCTATCCTGCCGCGTGCATTGCGTCCGgagtccatccatccactGTATCACTGGGCTTGGTGCGGAGTACCACACGTCTGAAACGGCAGTTGAACCAGAAATATTCCTCCCCTTTTGCCCCATACGCAGACAAGTCATCATGTTTGGTTCTGCCGCCGACCGTGACAAAACGTGAAGTTGTCAACGGAATCAAGACCAAGGGAAGCAAAGGAGGGCGACTCAGGACTTGGACAACTGGAAAAGACAAGCAATCACGGCGTCGGAGACGGCGACGCGGTGGACAAAGCATCCTTTTGGTCCGAGAGAAACTGAGCTGCTCCATAGGAATCCGGTGGCATCACTGCAGCGCGCAAGGCTCGCGCAGCTGCATCAAATATCTGTGAATCAAGTATATAAGTTATTGGCCGACACAGCGTCAATCCAGTCCGGGAGCCATTAGAAACCAGAGGAAATCAGGCAACCATTGGTAATTTTCTGGCGGCTCTCTTTGGTGGAATGAATGCCCGCGCACTCTACTGGCCCTCCGGCAATATCACTCTGTCGCTGTTGCAGGGCTTCAAGGAATACATCACGGCGACAGTGGACACTTGGCTGACGTTGACAATTGCATGGGTAGTTACTAACTGGCCTGCAAGCTGCAAGCGATGCCTCATGTCGTTATTGCCGTCGTACCGAATTTTCGTACGACCCAGTTGGCTGCGGATGCTAAATTGAGTAACAAtcacatgcatgcatgtcaATATCGGTCACATTGGGGTCCTTCCGCCAAAATTCAGCTCCGATATTGTGTCCGGTAATTGCAAGAAACAGCAGAGAGCCATCTCGGAGAGAGCTTTATTTGAGAGTGCTGACAGGCTTGAGGCAAGGCGCAAGTTATCTATCCCCTTCGCATCTTGCCTCAGCCTGTTGCGGCCACCAGACGGCCTCCAAGCTCGGGGCTCGGCGCCAATCCCGGCACCTATTTCTTATACAGGGTCCCAACCCAGAGCAATGCAGGCATCTTGTGCCTTGCTCTGTACAAATGGAATCATCACATCCTAAGCAGTCGCGCGAGGTACCTCCCTGGCGACGGCACTGCTGGACTCGTCAACCATGTAATAAGTTACCCCGTATCCCGCTTCACCCACTTTTGCGCTCGTTTACCAAAGTCTAGGGCTCACCAGCCAGAAATGGCCGGGCGCTacctcggcgccgtctcCGGAGTTGAGGGAATAGTCAGGCCAGACTTTAGTGCTGTATCTTACCTCCCTAGCCATTTGTCGTTATACTTAAACCGAGGTACTCTCTCGATGCCGTTGAGCCCGCGTTGGTCCCCTTCAGCCCAGCGCCACCTCAGCCAGGAGTAAACGACAAGATCGTCGAGACAGCCAATTCGCCCAACTTTCCGAGCTAGGACCTCGGACCTTTGGACACTTTTGAAAGCTTCTAGTTTCTCGCCAGAGGGGCCCGACTGACCTCAACGGCATAGACACTCTCAACAGCTGTATATCCGgttctgtacggagtaattgcAATGGTATCACCGAACGACTTTGTCAACTACCCCAAGCCTGTGGAAGGCCCAGAGACCAAATATGCGCCGCCTCCGGCCAAGAATCCAGTTTTGCGCGGATATTCGCTTGTCGCTGCGAGCGCTCTGTACGTGTTGGCAATGAGATTCGCCTCCATAGTAAGATATATGCTAACTCGGACCAAATGATGGGCGTAAAGAGTCTCTAGGTCAGGAATTCTGCAGCGATTCTTCTGGAATAATGCTGGATTCGGGCAGGTCAAGAACCTTTCAGTCCTGGATGGCGTTCCGCACACATTTGACGTGAGTCGATAGCCCCTGCATGTGGCATTCTACATGGCGCAGCGATGGCAACGGTGTTGATGGTTTGGCGATTTAGCCCTGCGTGACCCCGTTAGGTGAAACTGGCCCAGTGCTCGAATTTGAGCCTGCTCTTCTAGAAGCCAAACATGTCCATCCCAAAGCGAAGTACTATTCCATCAAAGATTATCATGAACTCTATAAATCCGGCAGAGCAACCCCTCTCGATGTCGCAAAGGCTCTTCTCCCCTTGACCAAACCGGGAAATGACAACAAGACCAGGTATGAAGACGCTTGGGCTAATAACCACGGGAACGACGAACTCGTATTTGAGTCTGCCCGGGCGTCGACAGAACGATGGGCTGCTGGCAAGCCATTGGGTATTCTGGATGGCGTACCAATTGGTGTCAAGGACGATGTGAATGTCAAGGGCTATGTCAACCATAACGGCATGAAGTATAATGCCGATTCGCCCTTCTTCAAGAGACAGGAGAAGTCTGCGTGGTGTGTGCAGGCGCTTCAAGATGCTGGAGCTGTGGTACTCGGCAAGAATCGTATGCATGAACTTGGTTCAGGTCAGTCCCTTCGCTATCTGTCGCTATCTGTTACATCGTTGTTAGCGACGACGAAATCATCATACTGACTTCATCTTTCACAGATACGTGCGGTTTAAATGTAAGCACCGGCTCACCACACACGTTTCACTTTCCATCCACCATAACTACTAGCAACTTACACCCAATATCATGTAGGTCGCGCAAGGGTCGCCGACTAACCACCTGAATACCGAGTACTATCCCGGCGGGTCTTCCTCCGGGCCAGCTTCCGCCGTCTGCGCCGGTGTGGTACCCTTCTCCGTCGCCACGGATGCCGGCGGTAGTATCCGCATTCCAGCCAGTTTCAACGGCTTATACGGCCTCAAGACGTCCCACCATCGAACGGGGTACATGGGCAGCACCATGTGCATCACAGGCCCCATTGCGGCCAACGTTGCCGATCTTACCATTGCCTATCGACTCATGTCGCAGCCCAACCCCGACGATGGCATCCAAGGTGTATTTGGGCGCTCTACGCCGCCTCCGCCATCTGCCAAGCGTGTCATGGGCGTGTACCGCGAGTGGCTGAACGCGGCTGACCCCGAAGTCATCGAGCACTGCAACAAGGCACTAGACTACTTCGCCAAAGAGCGAGGCTACGAGATTGTCGACATTTCCCTCCCTCACCTTGCCGACGCCCAGCTCGCCCACGGCATGATCTGCATCACTGAAATGGCCGAGGCGGCTCGACGAAGAACAGTCAACCCGGCAGACTGGCTCTCCCTCGTGGGCTCTGTAAACCGGCTGCTCATGACGGTTGGCCAGCAGACGCCGGCAGCCGACTTCCTCAAGTTTAACACCATGCGTACGGTCCTGATGCGCCATTTCGCCTTTCTGTTTCGAAAATACCCCGGCATACTCATCATGTCGCCTACGACTCCCCTCAACGGCTGGCCCAAGCATCCTGGTGACGAAGCACTGGGAATGAATGACGCGAACACGACATTCAGGAACATGATGTACATCTTCTTGGCGAATATGACGGGCACGCCGTCGGTTTCGGTACCCGTGGGGTATGCTGCGCCGAAACAGGGAGAGGGCAAGATTCCCGTCGGATTGATGGCTACGGGTGAATGGGGAAGTGAGGAGCAGCTTTTGGCATTTGCAGGCGAGGCAGAGGAATATTTGCACGGGATTTACGAGGAAGGCAGACGAAGACCCAGTGCATGGCTGGACGTGATGGCATTGGTGGAGGGTGATGCTGACAGTGAGAAGGTTGATGCGAATGGGAATGGGAGATCTGAGTGAGGATGCTGGAGTGTATGACCTCTGTGTGTATATTCTACATTTTGGTTTGTATATGAGTGTAGCCTGCGGAAGGATGTGATGTAATTTGCAAGTTGTCTGCATGGAGATGCGGCGTCTTCTTGACTCACAAATGATGTGCAGGCGACATCAAGGGGGACGAAAGGGGTTGGACCATGATAGGGTACGTGAGGACGATTGAGTCTATAGTGAGAGGGAAAATTATCACGCTTTATGGTATACATAAATAATATAGTTGCGTATCAAGTTGAGTTATTTtgttgttttatttttaatacaAATGATAATGCAACCATCGTGCAAGCATTGCATCTGAAACACAATATTTGGCCGTACTAAGCCAGGGACAGTAAAGAACCAAAATACAAATATAATAGCGCCAAGAATACTTTTTTTGTGGGCAAATATATCCTGCCATGGACTGTAGGTTTGGATATTGCATTATGCCATGGTGCCAGGGCACTGTGGACAACTATGTCAGTGTATTCCCGATATGCGGTATGCTTAAAGTGGCAGGGTGGAATATAACGAGTCGGGCTTGGCTACTTGGCAATATTGTCATAAAAagtgtctggttcaatgAACGCGTGGCCGTCTTTGACGTAGTTGTGCATGGTCGTGTTGCTGAGACCGAGGCCGGGGCGAGCCACGATCCTGTTGCAAAAGGGTACGCCCTTGGCCCCTTGGGGTGTGTGGTTGtggtcttgactcttggcCCATCTGTCGTGATTTGATGGGTTGGTGAAGGGCGACACGCGGCTCCCATCCAAAGTCAATGTCTTTGAACCGCCAGGAGAGCGTTTCTGCTACATCCGGAACGGCATCCTGCTGGATCAGGGTCAGTGCAGCAAGGTGATCGTATGTGATTCCTCTCTTCTTTGACCTATCCTAATATTCATTCGTGCCGGTACTACATCAGGTAAGGCTTCATTGTACACACACCCACCGCAGGCACAAAACGTAAAGCCAGCACAACGTTGTACTTCCCATGCGCAGGTAGGCCGGGATTTGGGCAGCTACTTCAATCTCTGATTTGAACTGGTCTGGGACGAGCGAGGCGAATTTCCGCTTGCccgtctcctcgtccttggctTGCTAAGCCGCGGTAGGTGCTTGGCCACCGTACTCTATATTATGATATACTCCATTATATTAGTGTATCCTGCTTCGTAggtaaatatattctgccacgGGCCGTAAGGCTTGCGCCCACTTTTATTGATAAGAGACGAATTTGCGGTAGTGGCTGGGATACAATCGAGGTATTGTTTTGGAGTATAACAGTCGACTGGGGGAGCGTGTCTTCGCTTAAGCCGAGTGCTTCTAGCTTCTACAGGTTATAGGCTTAGGTGTCTTTTGCTTGTGCTACAGCTATTTTGCCCGTGGTAGTTACAAGGGATGGTGAGCACTGAGGAACTTGAGATGGAGCGAGACGACATGGTAAGGGGTTCCGGCATGGCCTTACATCGTTTATTAGAGATTGTAATAGTCAACGGGAATGAGGTATACCCCGTCTTGGAGCGTGCGTTCGGTGCGATGAGCAGCGTTCCATTCAATGCAGCTTGGATTGTGCTAATATTATTGACTTCCTTATCGAGCTTTTTGTGTATGACCCAGTCGCGAAGTCGGGACCAGCCTGGAATTGTTTTTGATGCAGGGCTATATTGATATTCGATACTCAGAGAGAAGTCTAGCAATGGAGATTAGTTATAAGCTTCAGCAAAAAATGAACCGAAGAAatagttataaaaaaagtaacaTACAACACTg is a genomic window containing:
- the RMD5 gene encoding Protein RMD5, whose amino-acid sequence is MAGAEDDMPSSPFGPLLAELARMRKSNLNAAINDVDSIIDLLTAAREQVAGDDDSHKIGMAMTTLQNPVKARFEAITEDLKDVTKAQRSFGKALDRALPHRELPMETDAMADHPELINRAIAMHLLREGQFSVASTFLQEEQNLREQNHTSVLSHSKRSRIDEDGDDDMKRDDDGDEDMQGLHSEDLQDKFSEMYRILAQLKERNLVPAIDWARINNPKLETRGSNLEFELSKLQFVWLFKGPSVNGLPDDANNGRMGALAYARQHFGRFQSRHIKDIQQLSCAMVYAPNLEESPYRQIFEIDSAFEDVATSFTREFCSLLGLSAESPLYMAVTAGSIALPRLIKYTTYMKEKKTEWTTENELAFETPLPPSMIYHPIFVCPVSKEQTTEQNPPMMLPCGHVICKESLQNIAAKGSRYKCPYCPTEGHLRDAIKITL
- the FAAH gene encoding Fatty acid amide hydrolase — translated: MVSPNDFVNYPKPVEGPETKYAPPPAKNPVLRGYSLVAASALSGILQRFFWNNAGFGQVKNLSVLDGVPHTFDPCVTPLGETGPVLEFEPALLEAKHVHPKAKYYSIKDYHELYKSGRATPLDVAKALLPLTKPGNDNKTRYEDAWANNHGNDELVFESARASTERWAAGKPLGILDGVPIGVKDDVNVKGYVNHNGMKYNADSPFFKRQEKSAWCVQALQDAGAVVLGKNRMHELGSDTCGLNVAQGSPTNHLNTEYYPGGSSSGPASAVCAGVVPFSVATDAGGSIRIPASFNGLYGLKTSHHRTGYMGSTMCITGPIAANVADLTIAYRLMSQPNPDDGIQGVFGRSTPPPPSAKRVMGVYREWLNAADPEVIEHCNKALDYFAKERGYEIVDISLPHLADAQLAHGMICITEMAEAARRRTVNPADWLSLVGSVNRLLMTVGQQTPAADFLKFNTMRTVLMRHFAFLFRKYPGILIMSPTTPLNGWPKHPGDEALGMNDANTTFRNMMYIFLANMTGTPSVSVPVGYAAPKQGEGKIPVGLMATGEWGSEEQLLAFAGEAEEYLHGIYEEGRRRPSAWLDVMALVEGDADSEKVDANGNGRSDHILS